Genomic segment of Meleagris gallopavo isolate NT-WF06-2002-E0010 breed Aviagen turkey brand Nicholas breeding stock unplaced genomic scaffold, Turkey_5.1 ChrUn_random_7180001938265, whole genome shotgun sequence:
ATCCCGATCCCGATCCcgatcccatcccatcccatcccatcccatcccatcccatccccatcccatcccattccatcccatcccatcccatcccatcccatccccatcccattccctgACCCCATGTCAGCACTGCCTCCAACCCGCAGGTCACGGACACGGCAATGCCTCATGGGGTGATGCTGGTGACCGCTGCAGTGGGCAGCCCTTCCAGGCCATCACCTCCGATGACAGTGGTCGCATCTACGCCTTCCGTGGTGAGGGGCACGGGGGTCTGTGAggggctgtgggctgtggggCCGTGGTGCTGATGTGTCCTGCAGGTGGGCTGTCATTCCGGCTGGACTCCTGGAGGGATGGGTGGCACGCGTGGCCGCAGGCACACAGCTGGCCGGGCCTGCAGGGTGACGTGGATGCCGCCTTCTCCTGGGATAAGCGCATGTATCTGATCCAGGTGGGCCCCCCTCGGGGACGGTGCTGCCTGGGGACATCGCCTGGCACCGGGCCTTCGGGTGCCACTGCCAGGAGAAAGGCAGGGGGTGGTGGCACAGCGGTGTCCCTCCATGGCTGTGCTTCTCCCGGCCTGTTTGTGTCCCTGGTACCTCCAACCCACGCCAGAACTGGCCCCATCCatgggcagccccacagccctgaCTGTTCTTGACATCTCTGTGCCCACCCATCCCTATCCTGTGCCCACCCATGCCCACGAATGCCTGCGCCCATCCACGACAGTCCCTGTCCCCGTGCCCATCCCACCCCAGTCCCACTCCCACCCTATGCCCACTGATGCCCATCCACTCTCTGCAGGGCTCGCAGGTCTTCATCTACCTCTCAGGTAGAGGCGGCCACCAGCAGGTCGAGGGGTACCCACGGgctctgcaggaggagctgggggtCCCCAAGGCAGATGCTGCCTTCACTTGCCCCGGATCCGCAGAGCTCTACATCATCACAGGTGGGCAGTGGATGTGTGGGGCCGGGTGGGGGCAGGATGGGGGTCCCCGTGGCTCCTGGTGACAATGCTGTGTCCACAGGGGACCGTGTGCGGCGTGTGGACTTGACGCAGAGCCCGCGGCGTGCAGATGAGCCGCAGCCTCTGCCCCACGATGACGTGGATGGAGCCATGTGCACAGCTGATGGCATCTACCTGCTGCATGGGGGCAGCTACCATCTCTACAGGGACgtggctgagctgctggctgcccgCCTGCCCGCAGCCCCCCGCAGCATCGCTGCCGATCTGTTCCACTGCGCACAGTGAGCGCAGCCCCCCACCCCACAGGGTGCAATAAAGGCTATGGAgtccctgccctgctctgtgtgtgccTCAGTGTGGGGGCGGGAGGGGGGTCAGTGCAGCTGGGCTGTACTGGTCTGTGTTGGGCTGTATTGGGCTGTGTTGGGCGGTACTGGTTTGTGTTGGGCTGTACTGAGCTGTACTGGGATGTATTGGGCTCTATTGTGCTGTACTGGGCTGTGTTCAGCTGCACTGGGCTGTATTGGGCCATATTGGGCTGTATTGAGCTGTATTAGGCTCTATTGGGATGTATTGGGCTGCACTGGACTGTACTGGGCTGTGTTCAGCTGTATTGGGCTGAATTGGGCTGTACTGGGTTCTATTGTGCTATACTGGGCTGTAGTGGGCTGTATTGAGCTGTATTGGGCTCTCTTGGGATGTATTGGGCTGCACTGGACTGTACTGGGCTGTGTTCGGCTGTATTGGGCTTAATTGGGCTGT
This window contains:
- the LOC100546322 gene encoding hemopexin-like produces the protein IPFHPIPSHPIPSPSHSLTPCQHCLQPAGHGHGNASWGDAGDRCSGQPFQAITSDDSGRIYAFRGGLSFRLDSWRDGWHAWPQAHSWPGLQGDVDAAFSWDKRMYLIQGSQVFIYLSGRGGHQQVEGYPRALQEELGVPKADAAFTCPGSAELYIITGDRVRRVDLTQSPRRADEPQPLPHDDVDGAMCTADGIYLLHGGSYHLYRDVAELLAARLPAAPRSIAADLFHCAQ